Proteins encoded in a region of the Anopheles aquasalis chromosome 2, idAnoAquaMG_Q_19, whole genome shotgun sequence genome:
- the LOC126580799 gene encoding FH2 domain-containing protein 1 isoform X3 — MDARIGLEYIIENNDYVNKLGLALDTNNVTVKKQIFELLSTLCAFSSSGYKRAIETLEHYKSIKGERYRLNLVVSELDKATTLEYQIALLAFVNCVIISAGSLKDRIRMRNEFIGLNLIPVLNNLRRTASNVPDIASQIEVFDEQQECDVAQSLQEPNGIDLNSHLDVFNAILAQVAGTPQATPFLSILQHLLQIDPKEQISDIVWDTAETLVHRATLLEDKEASARLLRAPSVQKFFTCPHCRGDLNAGGPARRPSIGSSLQPSPSTTFSPLPPPPPPSTNAGGSPPAPAPPPPPPPGCGGAPPPPPPPPIAGGGRAPPPPPPPMAGGPPPPAPPAPPAPNLLSVKANGTAGSPLARSRTPEEPIELVRPLPQQETPVPRSKMKTINWNKIPPQKVLGKQNIWSIVADSHQDSPMADLNWDEMEGLFCLQTQTQGSPKLGNRSASGGGGGGGGGDASNGTDMPDARKSRKENEITLLDGKRSLNVNIFLKQFRTTNEDIIQLIRNGEHEDIGAEKLRGLLKLLPEMDELEMLRAFDGDNNRLGNAEKFLLQLVQVPNYKLRIESMLLKEEFKANLMYLEPNIHAMLYAGEDLINNKALQEVLYMVVVAGNFLNSGGYAGNAAGVKLSSLQKLTDIRANKPGMNLIHFVALQAEKKNCALLEFPSQLTMLENATKTTVEQINNELNAIDQRIKKIKKQIEMPKTDEDIKFQMEEFLNAAEQDVVTLQRALKQLEAMRIQLAEFFCEDVGTFKMEECFKIFHNFSERFQHAVKDNEKRKVQEEQALIRRKQREETLRRRQSANQPGTPVSDSEGSILLDASQYDMRYSPAMSRRRLGSFNSNGDALLRDECASPDITPNGSLRRRRSRVLSEEDDSNLMDFLRSSGHDGSTRERKSAAYGSLDRSWARRARSGSGSKKRPDLLNVQFGADRERPSSPSPQTESKPLVVEEQKPREWRQKIESWLQANEQDERHNDDYKQKLKRVAANRRSYETDNESDRGSKLDPLPEEKPPTVNSPEPTPVPTIITPHGSGSGQAEQQRMFAGDKPYKPVYQPWRSKTSSNRDQTDIVGAIEALTSGSVSPDADKSQLRKSQLNTAIATSSESDRERYRRQRSREGPNPSSNLQSILEEDKRKNIIQSLGERPPSDRLQIYIRRGSDNPRESDSSATTPTGGTGNDATPEDHKQSIYIRQQGGISSSDKQSIYIRPNEGTTGGISTSNNNNNHTSSTTIGTPSTISSSTTSTTSASELMSGAPSGEGGAGSSTSPSASSGAAAPPPPRRTRRAHHVYEEPPSSVTNNKIEIDSDNIETPPSIRRNVHHTGSSGASAVTAASGGGSCRRLHQQSSRESADSKESLVNLSEGRDSGDRAKPTGSGTGTGTGASDHLVEMSDDVGQFDRYSVARRTRRFKRPVDHAAGAGSGNETATTTTTTTTTGSPSPDSLPDSSSAAHSPLRIPTSSSGRSPAAGGTGSTGANTITSNQDSVKEQEQRLKRWQDKLKSSSNTTTVGHGTATTAPTSGRDSPRTHAEAVLNRASKVGRSISRISQEDVREAKRSLKSPTPERTWSPTKDHHLDSSGSSPKVAATHELNDEGFEETQSLVSDTPSQGKDSVSSCNDYGSDTKSKPTATTTTTTTTARATVGAAASPGKVLSASSSLASRGKVTSTGHRSTPSMASLLMVKNGSGLERSRSLRVPPSASSTTSLAGSGAATAAGNRTVLPRRTASMRRTGPSDGGVVGRMGSASLSQDVERSNSRTSLRSSRSSLSSAVSTNTVRKVPPPLRASSKSATPLANASPLHGPSTLSANSSPTKRPLGTASSNIHRGAPASRSSSSGSSIGPTAVVRKPPTRSTASNGGGGGTSLGASTSFKENNHHHHTGSSGGRFPSGSKSTSSGSLAGSGSGASGVSPTPFSGRSSIVGQQQQQQQQHSTVSGASARRATGGFMRPTTSSATKVKGK; from the exons GCGAACCGCCAGCAACGTACCGGACATTGCCTCACAGATAGAAGTATTCGATGAGCAGCAAGAATGCGACGTAGCCCAGAGCCTCCAGGAGCCGAACGGAATCGATCTGAATTCGCATCTTGATGTTTTCAACGCCATTCTAGCACAG GTGGCCGGCACACCGCAAGCAACGCCTTTTCTTAGCATACTCCAGCATCTGCTGCAGATTGATCCGAAGGAGCAAATCAGTGACATCGTGTGGGATACGGCCGAAACGCTGGTACACCGTGCGACGCTCCTCGAGGACAAGGAAGCGTCGGCCCGACTCCTGCGAGCACCGAGCGTCCAGAAGTTCTTCACCTGTCCGCACTGTCGTGGCGATCTGAACGCCGGTGGTCCGGCACGGCGTCCCTCGATCGGCAGCTCGCTGCAGCCGTCACCGAGCACCACATTCTCAcctctgccaccaccaccaccaccatccacgaACGCCGGTGGTTCACCACCGGCTCCCgcaccaccccctcctcccccgccTGGCTGTGGCGGAGCAccgcccccaccaccaccaccaccgattgccggtggtggccgagcaccgcctccaccgccaccacccatggccggtggaccaccaccgcccgcaccaccggcaccgccggCCCCCAATCTCCTTTCGGTCAAGGCAAACGGCACCGCCGGTAGCCCGCTGGCCCGCTCGAGGACGCCCGAGGAACCGATCGAGCTGGTGCGACCGCTACCACAGCAGGAAACGCCGGTACCGCGCTCCAAGATGAAGACCATCAACTGGAACAAGATTCCGCCCCAGAAGGTACTCGGCAAGCAGAACATCTGGTCGATCGTGGCCGACTCGCACCAGGACAGCCCGATGGCCGACCTCAACTGGGACGAAATGGAGGGTCTGTTCTGTCTGCAGACGCAAACGCAGGGCTCACCGAAGCTGGGCAACCGATCGGCATCCGGtgggggcggtggcggtggcggaggggACGCAAGCAACGGTACCGATATGCCGGACGCACGCAAATCACGCAAAGAGAACGAAATCACGTTGCTGGACGGGAAGCGCAGCCTGAACGTCAACATCTTCCTCAAGCAGTTCCGCACCACGAACGAGGACATCATCCAGCTGATACGGAACGGGGAGCACGAGGACATCGGGGCGGAGAAGCTGCGCGGTCTGCTCAAGCTGCTGCCCGAGATGGACGAGCTGGAGATGCTCCGGGCGTTCGATGGTGACAATAACCGGCTCGGCAATGCGGAAAAGTTTCTGCTGCAGCTAGTCCAAGTGCCTAA CTACAAATTAAGAATAGAAAGTatgctgctgaaggaggaGTTCAAAGCGAATCTGATGTACTTGGAGCCCAACATTCACGCCATGCTGTATGCTGGTGAAG ATCTGATTAACAATAAGGCACTGCAGGAGGTCCTGTACATGGTGGTTGTGGCCGGTAACTTCCTCAACTCGGGTGGCTATGCGGGCAACGCGGCGGGTGTGAAGCTGTCCTCACTCCAGAAGCTGACCGATATTCGGGCCAACAAGCCGGGCATGAATCTGATCCATTTCGTAGCGCTCCaggcggagaagaagaactgCGCCTTGCTGGAGTTTCCAAGCCAGCTGACGATGCTCGAGAATGCCACAAA AACGACGGTCGAGCAGATCAACAACGAACTGAACGCCATCGATCAGCGAATCAAGAAGATCAAGAAACAGATCGAGATGCCGAAAACGGACGAGGATATCAAGTTCCAGATGGAGGAGTTTCTCAAT GCAGCGGAACAGGATGTCGTTACGTTGCAGCGTGCGCTGAAGCAGCTCGAAGCGATGCGCATTCAGCTGGCCGAGTTTTTCTGCGAGGATGTCGGCACGTTCAAGATGGAGGAGTGCTTCAAGATTTTCCACAACTTTAGCGAACGGTTCCAGCACGCCGTCAAGGATAATGAGAAGCGCAAGGTGCAGGAGGAGCAAGCGTTGATCCGGCGAAAGCAGCGCGAGGAGACACTTCGCCGAAGGCAAT CAGCCAATCAACCTGGAACACCGGTGTCCGattcggagggtagcatcctGCTCGACGCATCCCAGTACGATATGCGCTACAGTCCGGCCATGTCCCGGCGACGGCTCGGTTCGTTCAATAGCAACGGCGATGCGTTGTTACGGGACGAGTGCGCCTCGCCCGACATTACACCGAACGGTAGTTTGAGAAGGCGAAGGAGCCGTGTCCTGTCGGAGGAGGATGATAGTAATCTCATGGACTTTTTGCGATCGTCCGGGCATGATGGTAGTACCCGGGAGCGCAAATCGGCCGCCTACGGTAGCCTGGATCGCTCGTGGGCTCGGCGTGCACGGTCGGGCAGTGGCAGCAAGAAGCGTCCGGATCTGCTGAACGTCCAGTTCGGTGCCGATCGTGAACGGCCCAGTTCCCCGTCGCCCCAGACCGAATCGAAGCCGCTCGTAGTGGAAGAACAAAAACCGAG GGAATGGCGGCAAAAGATCGAATCGTGGCTACAGGCGAACGAGCAGGACGAGCGGCATAACGATGACTACAAGCAGAAGCTGAAGCGCGTCGCCGCCAACCGGCGCTCGTACGAAACGGACAACGAGAGTGATCGCGGTAGCAAGCTGGATCCACTGCCGGAGGAGAAACCACCGACGGTCAACTCACCGGAACCGACACCGGTCCCGACGATCATCACACCGCATGGTTCGGGCTCGGGACAAGCGGAACAGCAGCGCATGTTCGCCGGGGATAAACCGTACAAACCAGTCTACCAACCGTGGCGCTCGAAGACGAGTTCGAATCGTGATCAGACCGATATCGTGGGAGCGATAGAGGCCTTAACATCAG GTTCGGTCTCACCAGATGCGGACAAGTCGCAGTTACGCAAATCGCAGCTCAACACCGCGATCGCCACCAGTTCGGAAAGCGATCGCGAACGGTATCGTCGACAGCGATCACGCGAAGGTCCCAATCCGAGCTCCAATTTGCAGTCGATCCTGGAGGAGGACAAACGGAAGAACATCATACAATCGCTCGGTGAGCGTCCACCATCGGATCGGCTGCAGATCTACATTCGCCGTGGTTCGGACAACCCACGCGAGTCGGACAGTAGCGCAACCACACCGACAGGCGGCACTGGTAACGATGCGACACCGGAGGATCACAAGCAATCGATTTACATCCGGCAGCAGGGCGGTATCAGCTCGTCCGATAAGCAGTCCATCTACATTCGTCCAAACGAGGGCACTACCGgcggcatcagcaccagcaacaacaacaacaaccacaccagtagcaccaccatcggtacTCCGTCCACCATATCGTCCAGTACGACCAGCACAACTTCGGCCTCGGAACTGATGTCCGGCGCACCATCCGGTGAGGGGGGTGCAGGTAGTAGCACCTCACCGTCGGCTTCATCTGgtgcagcggcaccaccaccaccacgccgtaCCCGACGTGCCCATCACGTGTACGAGGAACCACCGTCATCCGTTACCAACAACaagatcgaaatcgattccgATAACATCGAAACACCGCCGTCGATCCGGCGCAACGTACATCACACCGGTTCGTCGGGTGCAAGCGCGGTAACGGCGGCCTCGGGCGGTGGTTCCTGTCGCCGGttacaccaacagagtagccgTGAGTCGGCCGATTCCAAAGAGTCGCTGGTGAACCTTAGCGAAGGGCGCGATTCCGGGGACCGAGCAAAACCGACCggttccggcaccggcaccggcaccggtgccagtgaCCATCTCGTGGAGATGTCCGATGACGTCGGGCAGTTTGATCGTTATTCCGTGGCGAGACGTACGCGACGCTTCAAACGTCCAGTCGATCATGCGGCCGGAGCGGGCAGTGGCAATgaaacggccaccaccaccaccaccacgacgacgacgggttcCCCTTCACCTGACTCGCTACCGGATAGCAGCAGTGCAGCTCACAGCCCTTTGCGCATCCCCACTTCGTCATCGGGCAGGAGCCCGGCTGCCGGAGGAACAGGATCAACTGGGGCCAACACAATCACCAGCAACCAGGACAGTGTCAAGGAGCAGGAGCAACGTCTGAAGCGTTGGCAGGATAAACTGAAATCCTCCTCCAACACAACGACCGTCGGTCATGGTACCGCTACAACCGCACCAACCAGTGGCCGCGATTCACCCCGTACGCATGCCGAGGCCGTCCTGAATCGTGCCAGTAAGGTGGGCCGCAGCATCAGCCGCATTAGCCAGGAGGATGTGCGGGAGGCGAAGCGTAGCCTGAAGTCGCCCACTCCCGAGCGTACCTGGAGCCCCACGAAGGACCATCACCTGGACAGTAGCGGCAGTAGCCCGAAGGTGGCCGCCACTCACGAGCTGAACGATGAGGGCTTCGAGGAGACGCAAAGTCTCGTCTCCGACACACCGTCCCAGGGTAAGGACAGTGTTTCGTCCTGCAATGACTACGGATCGGATACGAAGAGCAAAcccacagcgacgacgacgacgacgacgacgaccgcgagaGCGACAGTGGGAGCTGCGGCGTCCCCGGGTAAGGTTCTGTCCGCGTCGTCTAGTTTGGCGAGCCGTGGAAAGGTGACGAGTACGGGCCATCGTTCCACACCCAGTATGGCCAGTCTGTTGATGGTGAAGAATGGTTCCGGCCTCGAACGTAGCCGATCACTCCGTGTGCCACCGTCAGCATCATCGACGACCTCGTTGGCGGGCAGTGGTGCAGCTACGGCAGCTGGTAACCGGACCGTACTGCCACGTCGAACCGCTTCGATGCGTCGCACGGGACCGTCCGATGGTGGAGTGGTTGGACGTATGGGCAGCGCTAGTCTCTCGCAGGACGTCGAGCGTAGTAACTCCCGGACCAGTTTGCGATCTTCCCGTTCCTCGCTGAGTAGTGCCGTGTCGACGAACACGGTTCGTaaggtgccaccaccactgaggGCCAGCTCGAAGAGTGCCACCCCACTGGCCAATGCTAGCCCGCTGCACGGCCCATCGACTTTGTCTGCCAACAGTTCGCCGACGAAGCGACCGCTCGGTACGGCGAGTAGCAACATCCATCGTGGTGCACCTGCCAGCCGTAGCAGCTCGAGCGGTTCCAGCATTGGACCGACGGCGGTGGTACGCAAACCACCGACCCGATCGACGGCCAgtaatggcggtggtggtggtacctcACTCGGTGCAAGCACTAGCTTTAAGGagaacaatcatcatcatcataccggATCGAGTGGAGGTCGGTTTCCGTCCGGCAGCAAGTCGACCAGTAGCGGTAGTCTGGCCGGTTCCGGAtctggtgccagtggtgtCAGCCCAACGCCATTCAGTggacgatcgtcgatcgttggccagcagcagcagcagcagcaacagcactccACGGTATCGGGAGCTTCCGCTCGACGTGCGACCGGTGGCTTCATGCGTCCCACTACCTCCAGTGCCACCAAAGTGAAGGGAAAGTGA
- the LOC126580799 gene encoding serine-rich adhesin for platelets isoform X1 gives MDARIGLEYIIENNDYVNKLGLALDTNNVTVKKQIFELLSTLCAFSSSGYKRAIETLEHYKSIKGERYRLNLVVSELDKATTLEYQIALLAFVNCVIISAGSLKDRIRMRNEFIGLNLIPVLNNLRRTASNVPDIASQIEVFDEQQECDVAQSLQEPNGIDLNSHLDVFNAILAQVAGTPQATPFLSILQHLLQIDPKEQISDIVWDTAETLVHRATLLEDKEASARLLRAPSVQKFFTCPHCRGDLNAGGPARRPSIGSSLQPSPSTTFSPLPPPPPPSTNAGGSPPAPAPPPPPPPGCGGAPPPPPPPPIAGGGRAPPPPPPPMAGGPPPPAPPAPPAPNLLSVKANGTAGSPLARSRTPEEPIELVRPLPQQETPVPRSKMKTINWNKIPPQKVLGKQNIWSIVADSHQDSPMADLNWDEMEGLFCLQTQTQGSPKLGNRSASGGGGGGGGGDASNGTDMPDARKSRKENEITLLDGKRSLNVNIFLKQFRTTNEDIIQLIRNGEHEDIGAEKLRGLLKLLPEMDELEMLRAFDGDNNRLGNAEKFLLQLVQVPNYKLRIESMLLKEEFKANLMYLEPNIHAMLYAGEDLINNKALQEVLYMVVVAGNFLNSGGYAGNAAGVKLSSLQKLTDIRANKPGMNLIHFVALQAEKKNCALLEFPSQLTMLENATKTTVEQINNELNAIDQRIKKIKKQIEMPKTDEDIKFQMEEFLNAAEQDVVTLQRALKQLEAMRIQLAEFFCEDVGTFKMEECFKIFHNFSERFQHAVKDNEKRKVQEEQALIRRKQREETLRRRQSANQPGTPVSDSEGSILLDASQYDMRYSPAMSRRRLGSFNSNGDALLRDECASPDITPNGSLRRRRSRVLSEEDDSNLMDFLRSSGHDGSTRERKSAAYGSLDRSWARRARSGSGSKKRPDLLNVQFGADRERPSSPSPQTESKPLVVEEQKPRISREWRQKIESWLQANEQDERHNDDYKQKLKRVAANRRSYETDNESDRGSKLDPLPEEKPPTVNSPEPTPVPTIITPHGSGSGQAEQQRMFAGDKPYKPVYQPWRSKTSSNRDQTDIVGAIEALTSGSVSPDADKSQLRKSQLNTAIATSSESDRERYRRQRSREGPNPSSNLQSILEEDKRKNIIQSLGERPPSDRLQIYIRRGSDNPRESDSSATTPTGGTGNDATPEDHKQSIYIRQQGGISSSDKQSIYIRPNEGTTGGISTSNNNNNHTSSTTIGTPSTISSSTTSTTSASELMSGAPSGEGGAGSSTSPSASSGAAAPPPPRRTRRAHHVYEEPPSSVTNNKIEIDSDNIETPPSIRRNVHHTGSSGASAVTAASGGGSCRRLHQQSSRESADSKESLVNLSEGRDSGDRAKPTGSGTGTGTGASDHLVEMSDDVGQFDRYSVARRTRRFKRPVDHAAGAGSGNETATTTTTTTTTGSPSPDSLPDSSSAAHSPLRIPTSSSGRSPAAGGTGSTGANTITSNQDSVKEQEQRLKRWQDKLKSSSNTTTVGHGTATTAPTSGRDSPRTHAEAVLNRASKVGRSISRISQEDVREAKRSLKSPTPERTWSPTKDHHLDSSGSSPKVAATHELNDEGFEETQSLVSDTPSQGKDSVSSCNDYGSDTKSKPTATTTTTTTTARATVGAAASPGKVLSASSSLASRGKVTSTGHRSTPSMASLLMVKNGSGLERSRSLRVPPSASSTTSLAGSGAATAAGNRTVLPRRTASMRRTGPSDGGVVGRMGSASLSQDVERSNSRTSLRSSRSSLSSAVSTNTVRKVPPPLRASSKSATPLANASPLHGPSTLSANSSPTKRPLGTASSNIHRGAPASRSSSSGSSIGPTAVVRKPPTRSTASNGGGGGTSLGASTSFKENNHHHHTGSSGGRFPSGSKSTSSGSLAGSGSGASGVSPTPFSGRSSIVGQQQQQQQQHSTVSGASARRATGGFMRPTTSSATKVKGK, from the exons GCGAACCGCCAGCAACGTACCGGACATTGCCTCACAGATAGAAGTATTCGATGAGCAGCAAGAATGCGACGTAGCCCAGAGCCTCCAGGAGCCGAACGGAATCGATCTGAATTCGCATCTTGATGTTTTCAACGCCATTCTAGCACAG GTGGCCGGCACACCGCAAGCAACGCCTTTTCTTAGCATACTCCAGCATCTGCTGCAGATTGATCCGAAGGAGCAAATCAGTGACATCGTGTGGGATACGGCCGAAACGCTGGTACACCGTGCGACGCTCCTCGAGGACAAGGAAGCGTCGGCCCGACTCCTGCGAGCACCGAGCGTCCAGAAGTTCTTCACCTGTCCGCACTGTCGTGGCGATCTGAACGCCGGTGGTCCGGCACGGCGTCCCTCGATCGGCAGCTCGCTGCAGCCGTCACCGAGCACCACATTCTCAcctctgccaccaccaccaccaccatccacgaACGCCGGTGGTTCACCACCGGCTCCCgcaccaccccctcctcccccgccTGGCTGTGGCGGAGCAccgcccccaccaccaccaccaccgattgccggtggtggccgagcaccgcctccaccgccaccacccatggccggtggaccaccaccgcccgcaccaccggcaccgccggCCCCCAATCTCCTTTCGGTCAAGGCAAACGGCACCGCCGGTAGCCCGCTGGCCCGCTCGAGGACGCCCGAGGAACCGATCGAGCTGGTGCGACCGCTACCACAGCAGGAAACGCCGGTACCGCGCTCCAAGATGAAGACCATCAACTGGAACAAGATTCCGCCCCAGAAGGTACTCGGCAAGCAGAACATCTGGTCGATCGTGGCCGACTCGCACCAGGACAGCCCGATGGCCGACCTCAACTGGGACGAAATGGAGGGTCTGTTCTGTCTGCAGACGCAAACGCAGGGCTCACCGAAGCTGGGCAACCGATCGGCATCCGGtgggggcggtggcggtggcggaggggACGCAAGCAACGGTACCGATATGCCGGACGCACGCAAATCACGCAAAGAGAACGAAATCACGTTGCTGGACGGGAAGCGCAGCCTGAACGTCAACATCTTCCTCAAGCAGTTCCGCACCACGAACGAGGACATCATCCAGCTGATACGGAACGGGGAGCACGAGGACATCGGGGCGGAGAAGCTGCGCGGTCTGCTCAAGCTGCTGCCCGAGATGGACGAGCTGGAGATGCTCCGGGCGTTCGATGGTGACAATAACCGGCTCGGCAATGCGGAAAAGTTTCTGCTGCAGCTAGTCCAAGTGCCTAA CTACAAATTAAGAATAGAAAGTatgctgctgaaggaggaGTTCAAAGCGAATCTGATGTACTTGGAGCCCAACATTCACGCCATGCTGTATGCTGGTGAAG ATCTGATTAACAATAAGGCACTGCAGGAGGTCCTGTACATGGTGGTTGTGGCCGGTAACTTCCTCAACTCGGGTGGCTATGCGGGCAACGCGGCGGGTGTGAAGCTGTCCTCACTCCAGAAGCTGACCGATATTCGGGCCAACAAGCCGGGCATGAATCTGATCCATTTCGTAGCGCTCCaggcggagaagaagaactgCGCCTTGCTGGAGTTTCCAAGCCAGCTGACGATGCTCGAGAATGCCACAAA AACGACGGTCGAGCAGATCAACAACGAACTGAACGCCATCGATCAGCGAATCAAGAAGATCAAGAAACAGATCGAGATGCCGAAAACGGACGAGGATATCAAGTTCCAGATGGAGGAGTTTCTCAAT GCAGCGGAACAGGATGTCGTTACGTTGCAGCGTGCGCTGAAGCAGCTCGAAGCGATGCGCATTCAGCTGGCCGAGTTTTTCTGCGAGGATGTCGGCACGTTCAAGATGGAGGAGTGCTTCAAGATTTTCCACAACTTTAGCGAACGGTTCCAGCACGCCGTCAAGGATAATGAGAAGCGCAAGGTGCAGGAGGAGCAAGCGTTGATCCGGCGAAAGCAGCGCGAGGAGACACTTCGCCGAAGGCAAT CAGCCAATCAACCTGGAACACCGGTGTCCGattcggagggtagcatcctGCTCGACGCATCCCAGTACGATATGCGCTACAGTCCGGCCATGTCCCGGCGACGGCTCGGTTCGTTCAATAGCAACGGCGATGCGTTGTTACGGGACGAGTGCGCCTCGCCCGACATTACACCGAACGGTAGTTTGAGAAGGCGAAGGAGCCGTGTCCTGTCGGAGGAGGATGATAGTAATCTCATGGACTTTTTGCGATCGTCCGGGCATGATGGTAGTACCCGGGAGCGCAAATCGGCCGCCTACGGTAGCCTGGATCGCTCGTGGGCTCGGCGTGCACGGTCGGGCAGTGGCAGCAAGAAGCGTCCGGATCTGCTGAACGTCCAGTTCGGTGCCGATCGTGAACGGCCCAGTTCCCCGTCGCCCCAGACCGAATCGAAGCCGCTCGTAGTGGAAGAACAAAAACCGAG AATTTCCAGGGAATGGCGGCAAAAGATCGAATCGTGGCTACAGGCGAACGAGCAGGACGAGCGGCATAACGATGACTACAAGCAGAAGCTGAAGCGCGTCGCCGCCAACCGGCGCTCGTACGAAACGGACAACGAGAGTGATCGCGGTAGCAAGCTGGATCCACTGCCGGAGGAGAAACCACCGACGGTCAACTCACCGGAACCGACACCGGTCCCGACGATCATCACACCGCATGGTTCGGGCTCGGGACAAGCGGAACAGCAGCGCATGTTCGCCGGGGATAAACCGTACAAACCAGTCTACCAACCGTGGCGCTCGAAGACGAGTTCGAATCGTGATCAGACCGATATCGTGGGAGCGATAGAGGCCTTAACATCAG GTTCGGTCTCACCAGATGCGGACAAGTCGCAGTTACGCAAATCGCAGCTCAACACCGCGATCGCCACCAGTTCGGAAAGCGATCGCGAACGGTATCGTCGACAGCGATCACGCGAAGGTCCCAATCCGAGCTCCAATTTGCAGTCGATCCTGGAGGAGGACAAACGGAAGAACATCATACAATCGCTCGGTGAGCGTCCACCATCGGATCGGCTGCAGATCTACATTCGCCGTGGTTCGGACAACCCACGCGAGTCGGACAGTAGCGCAACCACACCGACAGGCGGCACTGGTAACGATGCGACACCGGAGGATCACAAGCAATCGATTTACATCCGGCAGCAGGGCGGTATCAGCTCGTCCGATAAGCAGTCCATCTACATTCGTCCAAACGAGGGCACTACCGgcggcatcagcaccagcaacaacaacaacaaccacaccagtagcaccaccatcggtacTCCGTCCACCATATCGTCCAGTACGACCAGCACAACTTCGGCCTCGGAACTGATGTCCGGCGCACCATCCGGTGAGGGGGGTGCAGGTAGTAGCACCTCACCGTCGGCTTCATCTGgtgcagcggcaccaccaccaccacgccgtaCCCGACGTGCCCATCACGTGTACGAGGAACCACCGTCATCCGTTACCAACAACaagatcgaaatcgattccgATAACATCGAAACACCGCCGTCGATCCGGCGCAACGTACATCACACCGGTTCGTCGGGTGCAAGCGCGGTAACGGCGGCCTCGGGCGGTGGTTCCTGTCGCCGGttacaccaacagagtagccgTGAGTCGGCCGATTCCAAAGAGTCGCTGGTGAACCTTAGCGAAGGGCGCGATTCCGGGGACCGAGCAAAACCGACCggttccggcaccggcaccggcaccggtgccagtgaCCATCTCGTGGAGATGTCCGATGACGTCGGGCAGTTTGATCGTTATTCCGTGGCGAGACGTACGCGACGCTTCAAACGTCCAGTCGATCATGCGGCCGGAGCGGGCAGTGGCAATgaaacggccaccaccaccaccaccacgacgacgacgggttcCCCTTCACCTGACTCGCTACCGGATAGCAGCAGTGCAGCTCACAGCCCTTTGCGCATCCCCACTTCGTCATCGGGCAGGAGCCCGGCTGCCGGAGGAACAGGATCAACTGGGGCCAACACAATCACCAGCAACCAGGACAGTGTCAAGGAGCAGGAGCAACGTCTGAAGCGTTGGCAGGATAAACTGAAATCCTCCTCCAACACAACGACCGTCGGTCATGGTACCGCTACAACCGCACCAACCAGTGGCCGCGATTCACCCCGTACGCATGCCGAGGCCGTCCTGAATCGTGCCAGTAAGGTGGGCCGCAGCATCAGCCGCATTAGCCAGGAGGATGTGCGGGAGGCGAAGCGTAGCCTGAAGTCGCCCACTCCCGAGCGTACCTGGAGCCCCACGAAGGACCATCACCTGGACAGTAGCGGCAGTAGCCCGAAGGTGGCCGCCACTCACGAGCTGAACGATGAGGGCTTCGAGGAGACGCAAAGTCTCGTCTCCGACACACCGTCCCAGGGTAAGGACAGTGTTTCGTCCTGCAATGACTACGGATCGGATACGAAGAGCAAAcccacagcgacgacgacgacgacgacgacgaccgcgagaGCGACAGTGGGAGCTGCGGCGTCCCCGGGTAAGGTTCTGTCCGCGTCGTCTAGTTTGGCGAGCCGTGGAAAGGTGACGAGTACGGGCCATCGTTCCACACCCAGTATGGCCAGTCTGTTGATGGTGAAGAATGGTTCCGGCCTCGAACGTAGCCGATCACTCCGTGTGCCACCGTCAGCATCATCGACGACCTCGTTGGCGGGCAGTGGTGCAGCTACGGCAGCTGGTAACCGGACCGTACTGCCACGTCGAACCGCTTCGATGCGTCGCACGGGACCGTCCGATGGTGGAGTGGTTGGACGTATGGGCAGCGCTAGTCTCTCGCAGGACGTCGAGCGTAGTAACTCCCGGACCAGTTTGCGATCTTCCCGTTCCTCGCTGAGTAGTGCCGTGTCGACGAACACGGTTCGTaaggtgccaccaccactgaggGCCAGCTCGAAGAGTGCCACCCCACTGGCCAATGCTAGCCCGCTGCACGGCCCATCGACTTTGTCTGCCAACAGTTCGCCGACGAAGCGACCGCTCGGTACGGCGAGTAGCAACATCCATCGTGGTGCACCTGCCAGCCGTAGCAGCTCGAGCGGTTCCAGCATTGGACCGACGGCGGTGGTACGCAAACCACCGACCCGATCGACGGCCAgtaatggcggtggtggtggtacctcACTCGGTGCAAGCACTAGCTTTAAGGagaacaatcatcatcatcataccggATCGAGTGGAGGTCGGTTTCCGTCCGGCAGCAAGTCGACCAGTAGCGGTAGTCTGGCCGGTTCCGGAtctggtgccagtggtgtCAGCCCAACGCCATTCAGTggacgatcgtcgatcgttggccagcagcagcagcagcagcaacagcactccACGGTATCGGGAGCTTCCGCTCGACGTGCGACCGGTGGCTTCATGCGTCCCACTACCTCCAGTGCCACCAAAGTGAAGGGAAAGTGA